A stretch of Cryptosporangium aurantiacum DNA encodes these proteins:
- a CDS encoding PLP-dependent aminotransferase family protein, translating to MSRHLEVSIDRESRIPIAQQARDAIRRLIEEDVLQPATRLPSSRRLGIDLGVSRSVVVEAYEQLIAEGYLVAQRGSGTSVAPSLRPRQESVLAAPQRAAARWDLRTGGCDASAFPRQEWLRCMTAVISAAGPHELGYTAPAGVPSAREAVAAYLSRVRGVRARADRLMMTAGFAQGLALVCAVLREAGHETVAVEDPGHPGERPFMSRAGLRAVGVPVDAEGIVVDELYRTGARAVVTTPACHFPTGVPLSAARRAALVEWAHRVDGFIIEDDFESAYVSATGRGPALQSLAPDRVVYAGSASKVLAPTLRLGWLVVPAPLMERLEYVRSSRDFGSSGLDQLAFARFLETGAFDRHLRRMRDEMRQRREQVHDDALRALPGARALGADSGLQAYLQLPGGCDETALVRAAEARSVLVHGGQYYRLDRTDLPASVVVCFATLHRTGLTRAIEALGSAYRDVTGRRCSNPRLGVSPATAARQRNGADFRRRPRHRT from the coding sequence TTGAGCAGGCACCTCGAGGTTTCGATAGACCGCGAATCACGAATTCCGATCGCCCAGCAGGCCCGCGACGCCATCCGGCGTTTGATCGAAGAGGACGTGTTGCAACCGGCGACCCGGTTGCCGTCCAGCCGACGCCTCGGCATTGACCTCGGGGTGTCCCGCAGTGTGGTCGTGGAGGCGTACGAGCAATTGATCGCGGAGGGGTATCTGGTCGCCCAGCGCGGTTCCGGTACCTCGGTCGCGCCCTCGCTGCGCCCGCGGCAGGAGTCGGTGCTCGCCGCACCACAGCGTGCCGCCGCCCGGTGGGACCTGCGCACCGGCGGCTGCGACGCCTCCGCGTTTCCGAGGCAGGAATGGCTGCGCTGCATGACGGCCGTGATCAGCGCGGCCGGCCCGCACGAGCTCGGTTACACCGCCCCGGCCGGAGTTCCGTCGGCGCGGGAGGCCGTCGCCGCCTACCTCAGCAGGGTGCGCGGCGTGCGGGCCCGCGCCGACAGGCTCATGATGACGGCCGGGTTCGCCCAGGGTCTCGCGCTGGTCTGTGCGGTGCTGCGGGAGGCAGGCCACGAGACGGTGGCGGTCGAGGATCCGGGCCACCCCGGCGAGCGCCCGTTCATGTCCCGCGCCGGGCTGCGCGCGGTGGGCGTACCGGTCGATGCCGAGGGGATCGTCGTCGACGAGCTGTACCGCACCGGCGCGCGGGCGGTCGTGACCACCCCGGCCTGCCATTTCCCGACCGGTGTGCCGCTGTCCGCCGCGCGCAGGGCCGCACTGGTCGAGTGGGCTCACCGCGTCGACGGCTTCATCATCGAGGACGACTTCGAGAGCGCCTACGTGAGCGCCACCGGCCGGGGACCTGCCCTGCAGAGCCTGGCCCCCGACCGGGTCGTCTACGCGGGCAGCGCGAGCAAGGTCCTGGCGCCGACGCTGCGGCTCGGCTGGCTGGTGGTTCCCGCCCCGCTGATGGAGCGGCTCGAGTACGTCCGGTCCAGCCGCGACTTCGGGTCGTCGGGACTGGACCAGCTCGCCTTCGCGCGGTTCCTCGAGACCGGCGCGTTCGACCGGCACCTGCGCCGCATGCGTGACGAGATGCGCCAGCGGCGGGAGCAGGTCCACGACGACGCGCTCCGCGCGCTGCCCGGCGCACGGGCGCTCGGCGCGGACAGCGGGCTGCAGGCCTACCTGCAACTACCCGGCGGGTGCGACGAAACGGCGCTGGTCAGGGCCGCCGAGGCGCGCTCCGTCCTGGTGCACGGCGGCCAGTACTACCGCCTCGACCGCACCGACCTGCCCGCCAGCGTCGTGGTGTGTTTTGCGACCCTGCACCGCACGGGCCTGACCAGGGCGATCGAGGCGCTCGGCAGCGCGTACCGGGACGTCACCGGCCGACGATGCTCGAACCCGAGACTCGGCGTGTCGCCGGCAACCGCAGCCAGACAGCGAAACGGCGCCGACTTCCGGCGCCGCCCTCGACATCGGACCTGA
- a CDS encoding Hsp70 family protein, translating into MGVAKYGLGIDFGTSHTVAVVESSDGKTEPLLFDASLLLPSGVYAEGDALLVGRDAERGARVDPGRYEPHPKRRITDGALLLGTVEVPVPAAIGAVLGRVAGEAGRVMGGPPGRVVVSHPAEWGAQRRAVLLDAVRHAGLTGGEPLLVAEPVAAAVHFTEVLGQQVVSGAAVVVYDFGGGTFDVSVLRRRSEYGWDVVAAAGLEDVGGIDLDAAVVEHVGAIAAARDAEAWARIAAPVTTADRRHRRLLWEDARAAKEQLSRTSTAFVPVPVLDIDVPITRDEFEKMARSWLDRTITLTTATLFTAGVSAGNLAGVFLVGGSSRVPLVATLLHRALGVPPVALEQPELVVALGTVKAASAAVPPEPASALVGAPPAKTSAQEADSPPAAPPAPAPDQRPDRSTSTRASTPSPPEPAAVPEPAAAPEPAAAPEPAAAPEPAAAPEPAASTEAAAAMVPGAPPAPIPRRWLIGAALGALVGVLSAVTLSTYDTEIPRALLTGARSPVAVPAYLTLIAATLALFAAGPRTIGGPLRLRWLAALAAAAALGTTLVLVGEALVVVVGGYDGAPFLWSGDGYPNGGVTDDLTWDDGSQVTYVTTAIETARTLFLIGALGGVLVAAGGIALLRRGLPEWVLSPADARGKIAATGLATVAGVALGAFGSTQVYRGAWQSETFDPNEEAPPYLLASTFVNESALISVLVVAAVLAGAFVTFGLAVAIVWVLAPRLSTAARRIVSRWVAGPLLLVGGVLGAYHGWREQSFWQERSLGAYRPGAVNEGDAGSWYYDSADAIEDDLVLTALTWLWRVPLGWLGPVGYFAVALGILVVFVAVTTSTREGALRATA; encoded by the coding sequence GTGGGGGTTGCGAAATACGGGTTGGGGATCGATTTCGGCACGTCGCACACGGTGGCCGTGGTCGAGTCATCGGACGGCAAGACCGAGCCGCTGCTGTTCGACGCGTCACTTCTGCTGCCGTCGGGGGTGTACGCGGAGGGCGATGCGCTGCTGGTCGGGCGTGACGCCGAGCGGGGTGCCCGCGTGGATCCGGGCCGGTACGAGCCGCATCCCAAGCGCCGAATCACCGACGGCGCGCTGCTGCTGGGCACCGTGGAAGTGCCGGTCCCCGCGGCGATCGGGGCGGTTCTGGGGCGTGTCGCCGGTGAGGCGGGCCGGGTGATGGGCGGTCCGCCGGGCCGGGTGGTCGTCAGCCATCCGGCGGAGTGGGGCGCCCAGCGTCGTGCCGTGCTCCTCGACGCGGTGCGTCACGCGGGCCTGACGGGTGGGGAACCGCTGCTGGTGGCCGAGCCGGTCGCCGCCGCGGTGCACTTCACCGAGGTGCTGGGCCAGCAGGTGGTGTCCGGCGCCGCGGTGGTCGTCTACGACTTCGGTGGGGGCACGTTCGACGTCAGCGTGCTGCGCCGCCGGTCGGAATACGGCTGGGACGTGGTGGCTGCGGCCGGCCTGGAGGACGTCGGCGGCATCGATCTGGACGCTGCCGTGGTCGAGCACGTCGGGGCGATCGCGGCGGCCCGGGACGCCGAGGCCTGGGCGCGGATCGCTGCGCCGGTGACCACCGCCGACCGCAGGCACCGGCGGCTGCTGTGGGAGGACGCGCGCGCGGCCAAGGAGCAACTCAGCCGGACGAGCACGGCGTTCGTGCCGGTACCGGTGCTGGACATCGACGTGCCGATCACCCGGGACGAGTTCGAAAAAATGGCCCGGTCCTGGCTGGACCGCACAATCACGCTGACGACCGCAACGCTGTTCACCGCCGGGGTCAGCGCCGGAAACCTGGCCGGCGTGTTCCTGGTCGGCGGATCCTCCCGTGTCCCGCTGGTGGCCACCCTGCTGCACCGCGCCCTCGGCGTTCCTCCGGTCGCACTCGAACAGCCCGAACTCGTCGTCGCGCTCGGAACGGTCAAAGCGGCGTCCGCGGCTGTTCCGCCGGAGCCCGCGTCAGCTCTGGTCGGTGCTCCCCCCGCGAAGACCAGCGCCCAGGAGGCCGACTCGCCGCCGGCTGCCCCGCCGGCACCGGCACCGGACCAGCGTCCGGACCGCTCGACCAGCACCCGCGCATCCACGCCGAGCCCGCCGGAGCCCGCCGCAGTGCCGGAACCCGCCGCCGCGCCCGAACCCGCCGCCGCGCCCGAACCCGCCGCCGCGCCCGAACCCGCCGCCGCGCCCGAGCCCGCCGCCTCGACAGAGGCCGCCGCCGCGATGGTGCCCGGCGCACCACCGGCGCCGATTCCGCGGCGGTGGCTGATCGGTGCGGCGCTCGGCGCCCTGGTCGGCGTGCTCAGCGCCGTGACGCTGAGCACGTACGACACGGAAATCCCCCGGGCGCTACTCACCGGCGCGCGCAGCCCGGTCGCCGTTCCCGCCTACCTGACGCTGATCGCGGCGACCCTCGCGTTGTTCGCGGCCGGCCCACGGACGATCGGTGGTCCGCTGCGGCTGCGGTGGCTCGCGGCGCTGGCCGCAGCCGCGGCGCTGGGCACGACGCTGGTGCTGGTCGGTGAGGCGCTCGTCGTGGTGGTCGGCGGCTACGACGGCGCTCCGTTCCTCTGGTCAGGTGACGGCTACCCGAACGGCGGCGTGACCGACGACCTGACCTGGGACGACGGAAGCCAGGTCACGTACGTCACCACGGCTATCGAGACCGCGCGGACGCTCTTCCTGATCGGCGCCTTGGGCGGGGTGCTGGTCGCGGCCGGCGGAATCGCGCTACTCAGGCGCGGACTACCCGAGTGGGTCCTGAGCCCGGCTGATGCCCGGGGAAAGATCGCCGCCACGGGGCTGGCCACGGTGGCCGGCGTCGCGCTGGGAGCGTTCGGTTCGACGCAGGTGTATCGCGGCGCGTGGCAGTCGGAGACTTTCGATCCGAACGAGGAGGCACCGCCGTACCTTCTGGCCTCGACGTTCGTGAACGAGTCGGCCCTGATCAGCGTCCTCGTCGTCGCCGCGGTACTGGCCGGTGCGTTCGTGACGTTCGGCCTCGCGGTGGCGATCGTCTGGGTGCTGGCGCCTCGGCTGAGCACGGCCGCCCGCCGGATCGTGAGCCGGTGGGTGGCCGGCCCGCTGCTTCTCGTCGGCGGGGTGCTCGGCGCGTACCACGGGTGGCGGGAGCAGTCCTTCTGGCAGGAAAGAAGCCTCGGCGCCTATCGCCCGGGGGCCGTCAACGAGGGGGACGCCGGCTCCTGGTACTACGACAGCGCCGACGCGATCGAGGACGACCTCGTCCTCACCGCGTTGACCTGGCTGTGGCGCGTGCCGCTCGGCTGGCTGGGGCCGGTCGGGTACTTCGCCGTGGCGCTGGGCATCCTCGTCGTGTTCGTGGCCGTTACCACGTCGACCCGGGAGGGCGCGCTCCGAGCGACGGCGTAG